The Thermomonospora curvata DSM 43183 DNA segment TGAGCGGCCAGGTGGTTCACCCCATACAGGGGCTTGCCCAGCGCCAGCGCGTACGCCTTGGCGGCGGCCACCCCGACCATCAGCGCCCCGGCCAGTCCCGGGCCGGCGGTCACCGCGATCGCGTCCACGTCCGAGAAGGCCACTCCGGCCTCCTCCAAAGCCCGTTCCACGGTGGGGCCCATGGCCTCCAGGTGGGCGCGGGAGGCCACCTCCGGCACCACGCCGCCGAAGCGGGCGTGCTCATCCACGCTGGAGGCGACGGCGTCGGCCAGCAGCGTGGTGCCGCGGACGATGCCCACCCCCGTCTCGTCGCAGGACGTCTCGATCCCCAGCACCAACGGCTCGGAGTCGCGGATCACCTGTCTCCTCACTTCGCGAAGCCGACCGGGTGGGCGCCCGCGCCGCCCCGGCGGCGGCGCATGACGATGGCGTCGGTTCCGGACGGCTGGTAGTAGCGTTTGCGGACCCCGATGCGCTCGAACCCGAACCGCTCATACAGGGCCTGGGCGCGGTCGTTGTCGACGCGCACCTCCAAGAAGACCTCCCGGCAGCCGCGCCGCTCGGCCTCGGCCAGCAGCTCGCCCAGCAGCGCCCGGCCCACGCCCCGCCCCTGGCGGTCGGCGCGCACCGCGATGGTCTGCACATCGCCCTGGTCCCCGGCGGCGGCCAGCCCGGCATAGCCGATGATCTCGCCGGAGTCGTCCTCGGCCACCACGTAGTGCCGGGTGTGCGGCTGGTGGCGCAGCTCATCGCGCAGCATCGACTCGCTCCAGGCGTCCTCGGGGAAGGTCGCCCGTTCCAGTTCCATGACGGCGGGCACGTCCGCCTCCGTCATGGCCCGCAGCGCGACGGTCATCGGGGGGTCACCCGCTTGCGGGGGCCGGGGGTCCTGGCGTCGGGGCGGCGCAGGTACAGCGGCTCGGGCGGCAGCAGCGGCGGCCCGTCCATGCCGGCCAGGCGGGTCACCGCGAGCTCGGCCAGCGCGGCGGCCGACGGCAGCAGCGGCTCGGCGTCGCCGGTGGCGCCCAGCTGGTCGGGGTAGAGCGCGGCGCCCTCGCCGATCACCGGCAGTTCTCCCGGTTCGATGCCCAGCTCGGCCGGCACCGCGGCCGGCGGTCCCACCGCCGGTTCGGTGGTGCGCACCCGCGCCGAGTCATAGCGCGCCCAGTAGACCTCCTTGCGGCGCGCGTCGGTGGCCACCACGAACGGCTTGTCCCGGCCGGAGGCCCAGGCGATGGCGTCCAGGGTGCAGACCCCGTGCACCGGGATCCGCAGCGCCCCGCCCAGTGCCCGCGCGGTCATCAGCCCCACCCGCAGCCCGGTGTAGGGGCCGGGTCCCACTCCCACGACCACGGCGCTGAGCTGGGCGGGGAGCACGCCCGCCTCCGCCAGCACCCCGGCGATCGAGGGGGTCAGCAGCTCCGCGTGACGGCGGGCGTCGACCGCCTCGGCGACGGCGCGCGGCAGCGGTCCCTCCCCGGGGACCCACTCATACAGCGCGACGGTGACCGCCGCGGTCGCGGTGTCGAAAGCCAGGACCAGCACGGCTTCAAAGCCTAGTGCAGCCGCATCAGGCCCCGGCCGGCTTCGCGCCCGCCCCCGTCAGCCGCCGCTGTCCAGCAGCTTCAGGGCGGCCTTGGCGGCCTCGACGGCGCCTTCGATGGCCGGGTCCTCGGCCAGCTCCTTGTCGCCGGTGCTGCCCGAGTAGTGCACGGTGATCAGGGTGTTGCCCTGCCGGACGTTGACGATCGCCTCACCGGAGTTCTGGGTGGAGTCGACCGCGTAGACCGCGTAGGCCTCCTCGCCCACACCCTCGATGGAGCGCTTTTCGGCCAGCCGCTGACCGGTCAGCAGGCCCTTGCCGGACTCGTCGGCGTCCCGCTCGTGCTGGAAGCGGCGGGTGGCCTCCTCCACCGCGTCGTTGCCGCCCGAGGGTGCGATGGCGCGCAGCTCGACGGTCAGCACTCGTTTCTTGCGCCCGGTGTAGACGCCCCACACGCACTGGTTCTGCCGGTCGCTGGTCTGGTAGGTGTCGGACTGGTTGCGGTCGGCGTTGGGGACCAGTTCGTCGGCGAGATCGTCGTCGATCGCCTGGCAGGCGTCGGGGACGAAGGTGCGTTCGCCGGTGCCAGGGGTGCCGGCCGAGGTGGCGGTGCCGCTGTTGGCCACGCCGCCGCTTTCCTGCCCGTCCCCGCCCATGCCCAGCACCAGGAAGACGGCCAGGATGCACACCACCACTCCGGTGGCGGCGCCCAGCAGGACCACGCCCAGCCGGCGGTGCGGCGGCCTGCTGTGCACGATCCGGTGGCTTCCGCTGCCGCCGCGCGGGTAGGAGCCGCTGCGGTAGGAACCGCTGCGCCGCTCGGCGGCGTACGAGCCGCTGTAGGAGCCGCTGCGCCGGCTCGCGGCATAGGAGCCGCTGCCCCGGTCGATCGTGTACTGGCCGCTGTGCCGTTCGGTCGCGTACGAGCCGCTGTAGGAGCCGCTGCGGCCGCTCGCCGCGTACTGGCCGCCGCCCGGCTCGGACGGGTACCCGCCGGTCGCGTAGGGGTCGGGCGAGTACCGGCCGCCCCGTCCGCTCACGGCATATGGGTCGCCGCCCCGGTTGACCGGGTACGGGCCGCTGCCATACCGGCCGTGCTCGTCGCGCAAATGCCCACCGGGCTGAGGACGCCCCGGATACGACGCACCGCGGCCAGGGGGCTCGCCGCCCTCACGCCCGCGGCCGTATCCGCCGCCGGCTCCAGGGGAGCCTTCACCGCCTGCGCGGTAGCTCCCGCTTCGATGGTTCCCACTCACCGGTTCTCACCCCTGGCTTGAGATATGTGTCACGAAGGTGAGGCTCGTACCGGCAAAGAGTAAGCCATATCACCGTAAAGCGGTTCAACGGCGGCAGCAGAAAAAACTTCGGCCTTCTTCGGACGCTACAACCTCTCCGGCAGCTCGGACCACCGGCTGCCAACGCCGGTGACCTTTACCTTCCGCTCCTCGCCGGAGGCGCCGTCGTTAACGATCAACACTTCGAGGCGTTCCTCGGAAAGATCCTCCACAAGCCCTTCGCCCCATTCCACCACCGTCACCGAGTCGGCCAGCGAGGTATCCAGGTCCAGATCGTCCAGCTCGGCGAAGCCGCCCAGCCGGTAGGCGTCCACATGGACCAGGGCCGGGCCGTCGCCGAGCGGAGGATGCACCCGGGCGATGACGAAGGTCGGCGAGGTGATCGCCCCGCGGACCTTCAGCCCTTCGCCGATGCCCTGGGTGAGGGTGGTCTTGCCCGCCCCCAGCCCGCCCGACAGCACCACCAGGTCACCGGCCCGCAGCAGCCCGGCCAGCCGTATTCCCAGCTCACGCATGTCGTCGGCGGTGGGCACGGACACGGTCACCGGCCCGCTCACCGCCTCCTTCGGCTCGCTCATGTGCGCTTCGTCTTCTCCATCCGCTCACCCGTGTCCCGGCCCGCCCGCCGCGCCGGGACATGCGGCTTTCGCCCGCCGGCGGCCGGCCCGCGCGCTTTCAGCCTAGGCCGCTTCGCGGCCTTTTCTTCCGGGGCCGAATCCCGGTTCGGGACGAGTCATGCGCCCCCTCCGGCGAACCGAGCCTTTTTCAACACGCCGTCTCCGCGGGCCGAGACGAGGACGTCGCAGCCGGCGGCGGACACCACCCCGGCTCCCGCCCCCGGTGTCCTGGGCCATGTGCGGAAAAAGGTTCACCGGGTCAGGCCGACCGTTCGGCGGCGAGCGGGCGGACCCGTTCGATCAGGCGACGCAGCGCTCCGGTCACCACTCCGGGGTATTCCAGCAGCAGCACATGCCCGGCCTCCGCCACCTCGACCAATTCGCAATCCGGCAGCGCCTCGGCCAGCCGGCGGCCGTGCGAGGCCGGA contains these protein-coding regions:
- the rimI gene encoding ribosomal protein S18-alanine N-acetyltransferase, translating into MTVALRAMTEADVPAVMELERATFPEDAWSESMLRDELRHQPHTRHYVVAEDDSGEIIGYAGLAAAGDQGDVQTIAVRADRQGRGVGRALLGELLAEAERRGCREVFLEVRVDNDRAQALYERFGFERIGVRKRYYQPSGTDAIVMRRRRGGAGAHPVGFAK
- the tsaB gene encoding tRNA (adenosine(37)-N6)-threonylcarbamoyltransferase complex dimerization subunit type 1 TsaB; the encoded protein is MLVLAFDTATAAVTVALYEWVPGEGPLPRAVAEAVDARRHAELLTPSIAGVLAEAGVLPAQLSAVVVGVGPGPYTGLRVGLMTARALGGALRIPVHGVCTLDAIAWASGRDKPFVVATDARRKEVYWARYDSARVRTTEPAVGPPAAVPAELGIEPGELPVIGEGAALYPDQLGATGDAEPLLPSAAALAELAVTRLAGMDGPPLLPPEPLYLRRPDARTPGPRKRVTPR
- the tsaE gene encoding tRNA (adenosine(37)-N6)-threonylcarbamoyltransferase complex ATPase subunit type 1 TsaE, with the protein product MSEPKEAVSGPVTVSVPTADDMRELGIRLAGLLRAGDLVVLSGGLGAGKTTLTQGIGEGLKVRGAITSPTFVIARVHPPLGDGPALVHVDAYRLGGFAELDDLDLDTSLADSVTVVEWGEGLVEDLSEERLEVLIVNDGASGEERKVKVTGVGSRWSELPERL